In Alkalihalobacterium alkalinitrilicum, a genomic segment contains:
- the arr gene encoding NAD(+)--rifampin ADP-ribosyltransferase, with translation MNDKQDVLDNGPFFHGTKAELKIGDLLEPQHLSNYQDKKSNYIYFTATLDAAKWGAELATSKSKERIYIVEPLGDFENDPNLTDKKFPGNPTRSYRSKSPLKIIAELSSWERHSDEEINHMLTSLKKLREQGKAIIYD, from the coding sequence ATGAATGACAAACAAGATGTCTTAGATAATGGCCCTTTCTTTCATGGTACTAAAGCAGAACTAAAAATTGGAGATCTTTTAGAACCGCAACACTTATCAAATTACCAAGACAAAAAATCGAACTATATATATTTCACTGCAACATTAGATGCGGCTAAATGGGGTGCTGAATTAGCAACATCTAAATCCAAAGAAAGAATATACATTGTAGAACCATTAGGTGATTTTGAAAATGATCCGAACTTAACTGACAAAAAATTTCCTGGAAACCCAACACGTTCTTATAGGTCTAAATCACCTTTGAAAATAATAGCTGAACTAAGTTCATGGGAAAGACATTCCGATGAAGAAATAAATCATATGCTTACATCTTTAAAAAAATTACGTGAACAAGGAAAAGCTATAATATACGATTAA
- a CDS encoding DUF6022 family protein produces the protein MTLFNQNMTISELEKTLNAYVVSNWKEILEDNREEFETLFPEYEDATYGIYAEKLLVPFWQQVEDAGFHSAAEVKEDDFVIAGFLLFRHSLENEQWGTPSNEKRVFWLTIKNRQHEEIGTLLMEMSHSHVSFSIPAPPKFLALQTTNGREIRSQIRSIYSK, from the coding sequence ATGACTTTATTTAACCAGAACATGACCATATCTGAACTTGAGAAAACACTGAATGCATATGTTGTATCAAACTGGAAGGAAATTCTTGAAGACAACCGTGAGGAGTTTGAAACCTTGTTTCCAGAATACGAAGATGCAACGTACGGTATTTACGCAGAAAAGCTGCTCGTACCCTTCTGGCAGCAAGTTGAGGATGCCGGTTTCCATTCAGCAGCCGAAGTAAAAGAGGATGACTTCGTGATTGCTGGTTTTCTACTGTTCCGCCATTCCCTTGAAAATGAACAGTGGGGCACACCATCGAACGAAAAGAGAGTATTTTGGCTTACAATAAAAAATAGACAGCACGAAGAAATCGGTACACTTCTGATGGAGATGTCACATTCTCACGTCAGTTTCTCCATTCCCGCCCCACCGAAGTTTCTCGCTCTTCAAACTACAAATGGACGTGAAATCAGGTCTCAGATCCGTTCTATCTATAGCAAATAA